A stretch of Terriglobia bacterium DNA encodes these proteins:
- the rmuC gene encoding DNA recombination protein RmuC: MTALLLLILVFNVAVLLLLALILRRSAQAGDPTAAVAKIGSDMLSLERGLSQSFAKATADIAQRLEQTKGDLRQEVTDRLTTGFKEIHTSVEEHLVSGRREQSAGLAEARKDLTSSLSNTTAQLKTEFDGLNQRTEQKLEAIRAQVDQKLFEISGQVQQKLTENMKEGFAQFEKVQQHLKAAEEQLRQVGTIGNSINDLNNLLKLPHLRGRFGEASLERLLEDFLPAHMYELQYPLAGGRVDAVIKFPDRVLPIDAKFPREQVLPLFETSNEHELEDARAQLVKVLTAQAKSIAEYLDPEHGTMDVALMYLPSETLYLEAIRSTDAMEALSRLQVFPVSPNTLLMTLRTVALAYKWYEVAARFEETRGEIAKAQRSLGFFQAQFDSLGNSLEKAQKAYETAAKHLKTYRNRVTDISGEEIPEQLELTEPPLLSKAETSGQ; this comes from the coding sequence ATGACCGCGCTTCTTCTGCTGATCCTCGTTTTCAACGTGGCCGTATTGCTGCTGCTGGCCCTGATTCTGCGCCGCAGCGCGCAGGCGGGCGATCCCACGGCGGCGGTCGCGAAGATCGGCAGCGACATGCTGTCACTGGAGCGCGGACTCTCCCAAAGCTTTGCCAAAGCGACGGCCGACATCGCGCAGCGCCTGGAGCAGACCAAGGGCGACCTACGGCAGGAAGTCACCGACCGCCTGACCACGGGGTTCAAAGAGATTCACACCTCGGTCGAAGAGCACCTTGTCAGCGGACGCCGCGAACAATCTGCCGGCCTGGCCGAGGCGCGCAAGGATCTGACGAGTTCGTTGTCAAACACCACGGCGCAATTGAAAACAGAATTCGACGGGCTCAATCAGCGCACCGAGCAGAAACTGGAAGCGATCCGCGCACAGGTGGATCAGAAGCTGTTCGAAATCAGCGGCCAAGTGCAGCAAAAGCTGACGGAAAACATGAAAGAGGGCTTCGCCCAGTTCGAGAAGGTCCAGCAACACTTGAAGGCCGCCGAAGAGCAATTGCGCCAGGTGGGCACCATCGGCAATTCCATCAACGACCTGAACAACCTGCTCAAGCTGCCCCACCTGCGCGGAAGATTCGGCGAGGCCAGCCTGGAACGGCTGCTGGAGGATTTTCTTCCAGCGCACATGTACGAACTGCAATACCCGCTGGCCGGCGGGCGGGTGGATGCGGTTATCAAGTTTCCCGATCGCGTGCTGCCCATCGACGCGAAGTTCCCGCGCGAGCAGGTGTTGCCGCTGTTCGAGACCAGCAACGAACACGAACTGGAAGATGCGCGCGCCCAACTCGTCAAGGTGCTCACGGCACAAGCGAAGAGCATTGCCGAATATCTTGATCCCGAGCACGGAACCATGGACGTCGCCCTGATGTACCTCCCGAGCGAGACGCTCTACCTGGAAGCGATCCGTAGCACGGACGCGATGGAAGCGCTGTCGCGGCTGCAAGTGTTCCCGGTCTCGCCCAACACGTTGCTGATGACGCTGCGCACGGTCGCTCTGGCTTACAAGTGGTACGAGGTGGCGGCCCGGTTCGAAGAGACGCGCGGCGAAATCGCCAAGGCGCAAAGGTCACTGGGGTTTTTCCAGGCGCAGTTCGACAGCCTGGGAAACAGCCTGGAAAAGGCACAGAAGGCATACGAGACCGCTGCGAAGCACCTCAAGACGTATCGCAACCGCGTTACCGACATCAGCGGCGAGGAGATCCCGGAGCAACTGGAGCTGACCGAACCGCCGCTGCTCAGCAAGGCAGAGACGAGCGGGCAATAG
- a CDS encoding helix-turn-helix domain-containing protein, translated as MKLGEKIRYLREVEGTLRGLGRALTQQEVVDVIRHRLGKHISQSYLSQIESGARPHLTNSSRMLLAKFFNVHPGYLVDDPEGYHTELQSELRVGEDKLDLWLINGAEQFRRDPEVCEALLAVARHEDSRKCVVLLGAILDTPKLAERLLQVLRPEKTHSAPDSGATHARR; from the coding sequence ATGAAGCTCGGCGAGAAAATCCGGTACCTGCGGGAGGTCGAGGGCACGCTGCGCGGCTTGGGCCGCGCCCTGACGCAGCAGGAAGTGGTGGACGTCATTCGCCACCGGCTGGGCAAGCACATCAGCCAGTCGTACCTGTCGCAGATCGAGAGCGGGGCGCGTCCGCACCTGACCAACTCCAGCCGCATGTTGCTGGCGAAGTTTTTCAACGTGCATCCCGGGTACCTGGTGGACGATCCGGAGGGCTATCACACCGAGTTGCAATCGGAGCTGCGGGTGGGAGAAGACAAGCTGGATTTGTGGTTGATCAACGGCGCCGAGCAGTTCCGCCGCGATCCTGAAGTCTGCGAGGCGCTGCTGGCGGTGGCGCGGCACGAGGACTCGCGCAAGTGCGTGGTGCTGCTGGGGGCGATCCTGGACACACCGAAACTGGCGGAGCGTTTGTTGCAGGTGCTGCGCCCGGAGAAAACGCATTCCGCGCCGGACAGCGGCGCCACACACGCCCGGAGGTGA
- a CDS encoding Rieske (2Fe-2S) protein has product MSDWKKIAAKSDLPGDGEAKEFTLGEKVVCVANIGGVFSAMDNVCVHRGGPLGQGVVLDGKVVCPWHGWMYDPKTGAADVNPNARVQLYPIQLEGDDVLIEI; this is encoded by the coding sequence ATGAGCGACTGGAAGAAAATCGCAGCCAAGTCCGACCTGCCCGGCGACGGTGAAGCCAAGGAGTTCACGCTCGGAGAAAAGGTGGTTTGCGTGGCCAACATCGGCGGCGTTTTTTCGGCGATGGATAACGTCTGCGTGCATCGCGGCGGGCCGCTAGGGCAGGGTGTCGTACTGGACGGCAAAGTCGTCTGCCCGTGGCACGGCTGGATGTACGACCCCAAGACCGGCGCCGCCGACGTCAATCCCAATGCGCGTGTGCAGTTGTATCCCATTCAGTTGGAAGGCGACGACGTGCTGATCGAAATTTAG
- a CDS encoding flotillin family protein produces MQIAAGVWVMVGLAIMAVLFIMGILTRLYRIAGPNEALVITGFRGQQGRIVKAGGSIVFPLIEQCRTLSLELMSFDVAPQQDLYTKQGVAVTVEAVAQIKVKSDPESIRTAAEQFLNKTPQIREGLIRLVMEGHLRGIIGQLTVEEIVKQPEMVAERMRSTCADDMNKMGLEVISFTIKEVKDKNDYISNMGRPDIARIKRDADIAAAEAERDTAIRRAVAKREASVAEAQADQERVLAQTLSQAKQAEATRDLNIKQAQYQEVSKKQQAQADKAYDIQTQVMQQQLTAEQVRVQQVEREAQVKVQEAEIARREKELIATVLKPAEIERQRIETLAAAEKQRLVVEAEGKASSIRAQGEAEADIIFKKGDAEARAMNVKAEAFQEYNQAAVIDKLLTGLPDIVRALSAPLANVDKITIVSTGNGDAAGMNKITGDIAKMAAQVPALFETLSGMKMSDLLGKVRLIGDKEPKPDDKGMGAGAGK; encoded by the coding sequence ATGCAAATCGCAGCGGGTGTATGGGTGATGGTGGGACTGGCGATCATGGCCGTGCTCTTCATCATGGGAATTTTGACACGGCTGTATCGCATCGCCGGACCCAACGAGGCGCTGGTCATCACCGGATTTCGTGGCCAGCAGGGCAGGATCGTCAAAGCCGGCGGTTCGATCGTCTTTCCTCTGATCGAGCAGTGCCGCACGTTGTCGCTGGAACTGATGTCCTTCGATGTGGCGCCGCAGCAAGACCTCTACACCAAGCAAGGCGTCGCGGTGACGGTCGAGGCGGTGGCGCAGATCAAGGTGAAGTCGGACCCGGAGTCCATCCGCACCGCGGCGGAGCAGTTCCTCAACAAGACGCCGCAGATTCGTGAAGGCTTGATCCGGCTGGTGATGGAAGGCCATCTGCGCGGCATTATCGGGCAGCTCACGGTGGAAGAGATTGTGAAGCAGCCGGAGATGGTGGCCGAGCGCATGCGCTCCACCTGCGCCGACGACATGAACAAGATGGGCCTGGAGGTAATTTCCTTCACCATCAAGGAAGTGAAGGACAAGAACGACTACATCTCCAACATGGGGCGGCCCGACATCGCGCGCATCAAGCGCGACGCCGACATTGCCGCCGCCGAAGCCGAGCGCGACACGGCGATCAGGCGCGCCGTCGCCAAGCGCGAAGCCTCCGTTGCCGAAGCGCAGGCGGACCAGGAACGCGTGCTGGCGCAGACTTTGTCGCAAGCCAAGCAGGCCGAGGCCACGCGCGACCTGAACATCAAGCAGGCGCAATACCAGGAAGTCAGCAAGAAGCAGCAGGCGCAAGCCGACAAGGCCTACGACATCCAGACGCAGGTCATGCAGCAGCAGCTCACCGCCGAGCAGGTGCGCGTGCAGCAGGTGGAGCGCGAAGCGCAGGTCAAGGTGCAGGAAGCCGAAATCGCGCGCCGCGAGAAAGAACTCATCGCCACCGTGCTCAAGCCGGCCGAGATCGAGCGCCAGCGCATCGAGACGCTCGCCGCCGCCGAAAAGCAGCGGCTGGTGGTGGAAGCCGAAGGCAAGGCGTCGAGCATCCGCGCGCAAGGCGAGGCCGAAGCCGACATCATCTTCAAGAAGGGCGACGCCGAGGCGCGGGCGATGAACGTCAAAGCCGAGGCCTTCCAGGAGTACAACCAGGCGGCGGTCATCGACAAGCTGCTCACCGGTTTGCCGGACATTGTGCGGGCATTGTCGGCGCCGCTGGCCAACGTGGACAAGATCACCATCGTCAGCACCGGCAACGGCGATGCTGCCGGCATGAACAAGATCACCGGCGACATCGCGAAGATGGCGGCGCAGGTGCCGGCGCTGTTCGAGACCCTGAGCGGCATGAAGATGTCGGATCTGCTCGGCAAGGTGCGCCTAATCGGCGACAAGGAACCCAAGCCCGACGACAAGGGCATGGGCGCCGGCGCGGGAAAGTAA
- a CDS encoding cupin domain-containing protein, whose translation MPLKYQRWSEVELEHLNPQLDRQMITGEKLMMARVLLKKGVIVPEHSHENEQLTYILEGTLRFWIDGMVIDVHAGEVLCIPPHMPHKAQAMEDTVDLDVFYPPRQDWLSKNDAYLRDVANMR comes from the coding sequence ATGCCACTCAAATACCAGCGCTGGTCCGAGGTCGAACTCGAACACCTGAACCCGCAACTCGACCGGCAGATGATCACCGGCGAGAAGCTGATGATGGCCCGCGTACTGCTGAAAAAAGGTGTGATCGTGCCCGAGCACAGCCACGAGAACGAGCAACTCACCTACATCCTGGAGGGAACACTCAGGTTTTGGATTGACGGCATGGTAATCGACGTCCACGCCGGAGAGGTGCTGTGCATCCCGCCGCACATGCCGCATAAGGCGCAGGCCATGGAGGACACCGTGGACCTTGACGTCTTCTACCCGCCGCGCCAGGACTGGCTGTCGAAGAACGACGCGTATTTGCGGGACGTGGCGAACATGCGATAG
- a CDS encoding PspA/IM30 family protein, with amino-acid sequence MALLERVSTLVRANLNDLIDKAEDPEKMIKQIILDMQNQLLQVKTQVAIAIADQHLLEKKQKENEDAASDWVRKAELAVDKKQDDLARVALERSISYKELAESFTQQVADQKAQVENLRTALSKLDQKLAEAQNKSDLLIAQHRRARALGKASDARANMVDTSKAAGFDRMKRRVAHDEAVSQAKAELAGDNVDDKFAALEKEDAIEKLLTEIKSRRSAGTHAAS; translated from the coding sequence ATGGCACTACTGGAACGCGTTTCGACCCTGGTCCGCGCCAATCTCAATGACCTGATTGACAAGGCGGAAGACCCGGAGAAGATGATCAAGCAGATCATCCTGGACATGCAGAACCAGCTCCTGCAGGTGAAGACGCAGGTGGCCATCGCCATCGCCGACCAGCACCTGCTGGAGAAGAAACAAAAGGAGAACGAAGACGCCGCGTCCGACTGGGTGCGGAAGGCGGAGCTGGCCGTGGACAAGAAGCAGGACGACCTGGCGCGCGTCGCCCTGGAGCGCTCCATCAGCTACAAAGAGCTGGCGGAAAGCTTCACGCAGCAGGTGGCGGACCAGAAAGCACAGGTCGAAAACCTGAGGACGGCGCTCAGCAAGCTGGATCAAAAGCTGGCCGAGGCGCAGAACAAGAGCGACCTGCTGATCGCGCAGCATCGCCGGGCGCGCGCGCTGGGCAAGGCGAGCGACGCGCGGGCAAACATGGTGGACACGTCCAAGGCCGCCGGGTTCGACCGCATGAAGCGCCGCGTCGCCCACGACGAAGCCGTCAGCCAGGCGAAGGCCGAGCTTGCCGGCGACAACGTGGACGACAAGTTTGCCGCGCTGGAAAAAGAGGACGCGATCGAAAAACTCCTGACGGAGATCAAGAGCCGGCGCAGCGCGGGCACCCACGCGGCGAGCTGA
- a CDS encoding NADH-quinone oxidoreductase subunit B, whose protein sequence is MSFWLQNKFEKNFLISTVDYVFNWARKSAIWPMTFGLACCAIEMIASSTSRFDIARFGSEVFRPSPRQSDLMIVAGTVTLKMAPVVKRIYDQMPDPKWVISMGACSSVGGPFNTYAVLQGVDKVVPVDVYVIGCPPRPENLFYALLKLQDKIDQMSLAKKPTEVRLDENMVENFKRQVMIAQTLQPK, encoded by the coding sequence ATGTCATTCTGGCTGCAGAATAAATTCGAGAAGAACTTCCTCATCAGCACGGTGGATTACGTCTTCAACTGGGCGCGGAAATCGGCGATCTGGCCGATGACCTTCGGGCTGGCATGCTGCGCCATCGAAATGATCGCCTCCTCCACCTCGCGCTTCGACATCGCCCGTTTCGGCAGCGAGGTGTTCCGTCCCAGCCCGCGGCAGAGCGACCTGATGATCGTGGCCGGAACCGTCACCCTGAAGATGGCGCCGGTGGTCAAGCGCATCTACGACCAGATGCCGGACCCCAAGTGGGTGATCTCCATGGGCGCGTGCTCCTCGGTCGGCGGCCCGTTCAACACCTACGCGGTGCTGCAGGGCGTGGACAAGGTCGTGCCGGTGGATGTGTACGTGATCGGCTGCCCGCCACGGCCGGAAAACCTGTTCTATGCGCTGCTCAAGCTGCAGGACAAGATCGATCAGATGTCGCTGGCGAAGAAGCCCACCGAAGTCCGGCTCGACGAGAACATGGTGGAGAACTTCAAGCGCCAAGTGATGATCGCGCAGACGTTGCAACCCAAATAG
- a CDS encoding CAP domain-containing protein produces the protein MRKTISKILVLCVLFGGLAAAQQFDSQAEQQLVQMLNQERARAGLRSLKVDDRLTQAARAHASLMAQAKRLSHQLPGEPALPKRLAATNLRFNYDAENVARNDSAQGAHDGLMHSPPHRANILSPKYNAVGVGVVRSGRGLWVTEVFAHRLEEYSRDEAENTIIAAFERERRRATGSPAPVVRLPQLRRMACAMAKQGQVDTRAPLNLPDVQSSVAYTESDPRKLPPNAVMMARDPNLKRFAIGACFADSESYPSGTWWVVIVFF, from the coding sequence ATGCGCAAGACCATTTCGAAAATTCTTGTTCTGTGCGTCCTGTTCGGCGGTCTTGCCGCCGCCCAGCAGTTTGACTCCCAGGCCGAGCAGCAACTGGTCCAGATGCTCAACCAGGAGCGGGCGCGGGCAGGTCTGCGCAGCCTGAAAGTGGACGACCGCCTCACGCAGGCGGCGCGGGCGCACGCGTCGCTGATGGCACAAGCCAAGCGGTTGTCTCACCAATTGCCGGGCGAGCCGGCGCTGCCCAAGCGGCTGGCGGCCACCAATCTCCGCTTCAACTACGATGCCGAGAACGTGGCGCGCAATGATTCGGCCCAGGGCGCGCATGACGGGCTGATGCACTCACCGCCGCATCGCGCCAATATTCTCAGCCCGAAATACAACGCGGTGGGCGTCGGCGTGGTGCGCAGCGGCCGCGGGCTGTGGGTCACGGAGGTCTTCGCGCACCGCCTGGAAGAATATTCCCGCGACGAAGCCGAGAACACGATCATCGCCGCATTTGAACGCGAGCGGCGGCGCGCCACCGGCAGTCCCGCGCCGGTTGTGCGCCTGCCACAGTTGCGCCGCATGGCGTGCGCCATGGCAAAGCAGGGACAAGTGGACACGCGCGCCCCGCTCAATCTGCCGGACGTGCAGTCGTCGGTGGCGTACACCGAATCCGATCCCAGGAAGCTTCCGCCCAACGCGGTGATGATGGCGCGCGATCCGAACCTCAAGCGCTTCGCGATCGGCGCCTGCTTTGCCGACAGCGAGTCATATCCGTCGGGCACCTGGTGGGTGGTGATCGTGTTCTTCTAA